One window of Triticum dicoccoides isolate Atlit2015 ecotype Zavitan chromosome 5A, WEW_v2.0, whole genome shotgun sequence genomic DNA carries:
- the LOC119303971 gene encoding defensin Ec-AMP-D2-like translates to MEASRRLLSAALLLVLLLAATGELGGPVMVAEARTCESRSHRFRGPCVRRSNCANVCKTEGFPDGKCRGFRRRCFCTTHCHH, encoded by the exons ATGGAGGCTTCACGCAGGCTCCTCTCGGCGGCGCTCCTCCTCGTGCTGCTGCTCGCCGCCACAG GGGAGCTGGGAGGGCCGGTGATGGTGGCGGAGGCGCGGACGTGCGAGTCGAGGAGCCACAGGTTCAGGGGGCCCTGCGTGCGCAGGTCCAACTGCGCCAACGTCTGCAAGACCGAGGGCTTCCCCGACGGCAAGTGCCGCGGATTCCGACGCCGCTGCTTCTGCACCACCCACTGCCACCATTAA